GATTGATCTGCGCGGTGACGGTGGGCCCCTGGATGCCGTCGACGACGTCGGACTGCACCGTGATGCCGAAGTCGCGGTTCTCGCGCCAGATCACGCCCGGCTCCGACTGCAGCGTGACCCGGGCCACCTGCGTCAGCGGCACGGCGCGGCCGGTGCTGGTGGGCACCAGCACGTTGTTCAGGTCGGACATCGTGTCGCGCTCGTTGCGCGGCGTGCGCATGATGATGTCGATCAGCTTGTCGGCGTCGCGGTACTGGCCCACCGGCACGCCGGTCAGCACGGCCTGCGTGGCCCGGGCGATGGCGTTGGTGGTCACGCCCAGCGCGCGCGCCTTGTCCTGGTCCAGCTCCAGGCGCAGCATCTTGACGTTCTCGTTCCAGTTGTCGTTGACGCCCACCGTGTTCGGGTTGTCGTCCATGATCGCGCGCACTTGGTCCGCCACCTTGCGCACGCCGGCGGCGTCGGGCCCGATCACGCGGAACTGCACCGGGTACTGCACCGGCGGGCCGTTCGGCAGCAGCTTCACGCGGCCGCGAAGCTGCGGGAATTCGTCGGCCAGCACGCGCTCGATGCGCTTGCGCAGCGCGTCGCGCGCCTCCACGGTCACCGGCATCACGATGGCCTGGGCCACGTTCGGCTGCGGGAAGATCTGGTCCAGCGGCAGGTAGAAGCGCGGCGCCCCGTTGCCGACGAACGACGTCACGCTCTGCACGGCGTCGTCGCGCCGCATGGCGGCCTCGAACCTCCGGGTCACGGCCTCGGTCTCGGCGAAGGCGGTGCCCTCGGGCATCCACAGCTCCACCATCAGCTCGGGCCGGCTGGAATCGGGGAAGAACTGCTTTTCCACGTACTTGAACGCCAGCAGGCCCAGCGCAAACCCGGCCAGCGTGATGACGATCACGGTCTTGCGCCACGTGACGCACCAGTTCACCAGGCGGCGAAAGCGGGCGTAGAACGGCGTGTCGAAGACCTCGTGGTGGCCGCCGTCGCTGGCCCGCGTCTTCAGGATCAGATAGCCCAGGTACGGCGTGAAATAGACCGCCGCCAGCCACGACAGCACCAGCGCCAGCGCCGTGACCGCGAAGATCGCGAACGTGTACTCGCCCACCGTGGACCGGGCCAGCCCCACCGGCAGGAAGCCGGCCGCCGTGATCAGCGTGCCGGTCAGCATCGGCATGGCCGTGGAGGTGTAGGCAAAGGTGGCGGCCTCCATCTTCGAGAAGCCTTCCTCCAGCTTGCGCACCATCATCTCCACCGCGATGATGGCGTCGTCCACCAGCAGCCCCAGCGCGATGATCAGCGCCCCGAGCGATATCTTGTGCAGGCCGATGCCGAAGATGTTCATGAACAGGAACGTCACGGCCAGCACCAGCGGGATGGTCAGCGCCACCACCAGCCCCGGACGCACGTCCAGCCGCAGCGGCCGGGTATGCAGCCCCAGCGCCACGAAGCTCACGCCCAGCACGATCACCACGGCCTCGATCAGCACGTGCACGAACTCGCCCACGCTGCGCTTGACCGCCTGGGGCTGGTCCTGCACCTGGTCCATCTCGATGCCCACCGGCAACTGGCCGCGCAGGCCATCGGTCACGCGGCGCAGTTCCTTGCCCAGCGCGATAATGTCGCCGCCCTTTTCCATCGAGATGCCCAGCCCGATCACGTCCTTGCCGTTGAACCGCATCTTGCTGACCGGCGGATCGACATAGGCGCGGTAGACGTGGGCAATGTCGCCCAGCCGGATGTTGGCGATGCCGTTCGGCCCGCGCAGCACCAGGTTCTGCAGGTCTTCCACGTCGCCTAGCTGGCCGGTCACGCGGACCTGCAGGTTGTCGCTGGGAGTGACTAGTACGCCACTGCCAGTGGGATTGTTCTGCTCGGCGATCTGGTTGGCGATGGCGTTGATGTCGAGCCCAAGCTGCGCAAAGCGCGTCTGGTTGAACTCGATGAAGATCTTCTCGTCCTGCAGCCCCAGCAGCGTGACCTTGGCCACGGCCGGGATGCGCAGCAGTTCCTGGCGGACCAGGTCGGCGTACTCGCGCAGTTCCTTGTAGTTGAAGCCGTCGGCGGACAGCGCGTAGATGGAGCCGTAGACGTCGCCGAACTCGTCGTTGAAGAACGGCCCGCGCACGCCCTGCGGCAGCGTCTGCTGGATATCGCCGATCTTCTTGCGCACCGTGTACCAGATCTGTGCCGTGTCCTTGGCCGGCGAGTTGTCGGCCAGCTGGAAGATCACGGTCGTCTCGCCCGGCTTGGAGAAACTGCGAATCTTGTCGGCGTACGGCACTTCCTGCAGTTGCCGCTCGATCTTGTCGGTGACCTGCACGGCAATCTGCTCGGCCGTGGCGCCGGGCCAGAACGCCTGCACCACCATCACGCGGAACGTGAACGGCGGGTCTTCGTCCTGGCCAAGCTGGAAGAACGCCAGCAGGCCGCCCAGCAGCAGCACGACCAGCAGGTAGCGCGTCAGCGGCTGGTGTTCCAGCGCCCAGCGCGACAGGTTGAAGCGGGAATGTTCCATGCGCCGCCCTCAGCCCAGGCGGCGGTCGAGGGCGCTCAGCGGCGCGCCCGGGCTGGACGCGGGCTGGGCCGGCGCCACGCTCTGCATCGGCTTGACCTTCTGGCCTGCCTTCAGCAGATGCACGCCGGCCGTGACGATGGTCTGGCCCGGCGCCAGCCCCTGGCGGATCTCGATCAGGTTGCCCTGCGCCTCGCCGAGCGTCACGGGCACCGGCCTGACCGTGCCGCTGCCGGCCTTGTCGGCCTTGTCGGCCTTGTCTGGCTGATAGATCCACACCTGGTTGGTGCCCTTGTCCTGCAGCAGCGCGGTCAGCGGGATGCGGATCGTGCCGGCATCGCCCGCGCGGGTGAACTGCACGGCGGCCGTCATGCCGATGCGCAGGTCAGCCGGCGGGTTCGGAATGCTGACCCGGGTGGGATAGGTGCGCGTCACTGGGTCCGCCGCGCCGGAAATCTCGCGCACGCGGCCCGGCAGCAGGCGGTCCGGATCGGCCCAGGTATGGACGGTGACGTCGGTGATGCCGCGCAGCATGTCGACCTGGTCCTCGGGCAGGCCGATGGCCACTTCCTTCTCGGCGGTCTGCGCCACGCGGATGACCGGCTGGCCCGGCGTGACCACCTGGCCCACCTCGGTATCGACGGCCGTGACCACGCCGTCCGCGTCGGCCGTCAGCACCGCGTAGCCGGTCTGGTTCGACTGGTTGCGCAGGTTGGCCTGGGCCTGCTCCAGCCGCGAGGCGGCCGAATCGTAGGTGGCCTGCCGGCGGTTCAGTTCGGCGGCGCTGATGAAGTTCTTGGCCGCCAGTTCCTTGTAGCGCTTCAGGTCGGCGGCGGCCAGGTCGCGGTCGGTCCGCGCGGCGTCGAACTGGGCGCGCGCGCCCGATTCGGCCAGCGCCAGGTCGGTGGGATCGAGCCGCGCCAGCGGCTGGCCCTTGCGCACCGTGGCGCCCACATCGACCAGCCGGGCCGCGATCTTGCCGCCAACGCGGAAGCCCAGCCGCGATTCGATACGCGGACGGACCTCGCCCGAGAACTCGAACGCGGTCTTGCCGGCCGACGGGCTGAGCTGCATCACCCGCACCGGCCGCACGGTCTCCACGGGCTCCGCCTGCTTGCCGCAGCCGGCCAGCGTCACCAGCCCGGCCATGGCGACCAGCGCGGCCAGCCGCCCCGCCCGCCCGCGCACGACGCCACGGCGCCGCGTGGCGCCAGCCGGGGGGAGCATGGGGAAGACCTGAACTTCAGCGGCCGCGACTTCCGGCCCGGCGTATGGCACTGGCATGGACAAGCGTGTTGAGTCGGTGGAAAGGATGACGCTACTGCACTTCTGGAATGCTGCGGCCGGACGGCCGGGGAGGATCGGCTCCGGGGCACCTCTGGGGGTGCTTCATGGTGCCCGGAGCCGGCCGGCCGATGGGCCAGCGTCGCACGGGAAATAAATAACTTTGCGGTCAGCAATATAGCGACCGGCCTGAGGTGCGTCAAACGCCGGATGACGAACAGTCGTATGGCGCGACAAAATGTCGTCCCGCCGGCGCGGCTGGCAGCGGGATGGCGTCGCTGGCGGCGGCCGCGCGCCGTGGCGCCGATGTTACAATTCGCGGCTTTGGCGCCGCCCCGCCATCCCACAGAAAGAGATTGGCGTGACGCCCGATCAGTATTGCCAGGACAAGGCCGCAACCAGCGGCTCCAGCTTTTATTACAGCAGCCTGCTCCTGCCCCCGGAGCGCCGCCGCGCGCTGACCGCGCTGCAAGCCTGGCGGCTGGAACTCGATGCCATCGTTCACGAGGACCATGACGCCGGCGTGGCGCTGCAACGGCTGGACTGGTGGCGCGCCGAACTGCGCCGGCTCTACGACGGCACCCCGAACCACCCGGTCAGCCTGGCGCTGCAACCGCACCTGGCCAGCCTGCCGCAGGCCGAGATGACCCAGGTGCTGGACGGCACGGAGATGGACCTCGCCCAGTCGCGCTATTTCGATGACGCCGCGCTGGGCCGCTATGCGCGGCTGGTGGGCGGCACGGTGGGCCGGCTGACGGCCCGGCTGCTCGGATTCACCGACGCGCTGACGCTGGACGCCGGCGAGAAACTGGGCCTGTCGCAGATGCGCGTGCGGATCATCCGCGAGGTCGGCCGCGACGCCCGCCAGGGCCGTATCTATATTCCCGTGGAAACGCTCCAGCGCTTCGAGGTGCCGGCGGCCGACATCATGCAGTCGCGCCATTCGGCGCCGTTCGTCACGCTGATGCGCGACCAGGCGGCGCAGGCGCGCGCCCTGTACCAGGAGGCGCTGGCCCTGCTGCCCCGCGCCGACCGCCGCGCCCAGCGCGCCGCGCTGGCGCTGGCCGCCATCCACCACGCGCTGCTCGACGAGATCGAGGCCAGCGACTTCCAGGTGCTGACCCAGCGCATCTCGCTCACGCCCATGCGCAAGCTCTGGGTGGCATGGAAGACCTGGCTGCGCAACCGCTGACCCCCTCCGAAGTACCGACACCCCCCGACGCCATGACCACCGCCACCCCTTCCCTCGGCCAGTCGATCCTGGACCACGCCGACGCCCTGGCCCGCCATTCCGACATGGAAGGCGGCCTGACCTGCGCGTACCTGACGCCGGCGCACCGCCAGGCCCAGGCGCTGCTGGCGCGCTGGATGGAAGACGCCGGCATGGCGGTGCGCGTGGACGCCATCGGCAACGTGATTGGCCGCTATGCCGCCGATCCGGCCGAGGCGAACCCCAAGGTGCTGATGACCGGCTCGCACTTCGACACGGTGCGCAACGGCGGCCGCTACGACGGCCGGCTGGGCATCCTGCTGCCGATCGCCGTGGTCGGGGCGCTGCGCGACGCGGGCATCCGGCTGCCGTACCACCTGGACGTGGTGGCCTTTGCCGAGGAAGAAGGGCTGCGCTTTAAGACCAGCTTCCTGGCCAGCAGCGTGCTGGCGGGCCGCTTCGACCCGGCGCTGCTGGACCGCACGGACGCCGACGGCGTGACGATGCGCGAGGCGCTGGCGGCGGCCGGCTTGCCCGGCGGCGGCAGCCTGGACGCGCTGCGTGCGGCGGCGGTCGATCCCGCCACGCTGGCCGGCTTTGTCGAGGTCCATATCGAACAGGGGCCGGTGCTGCTCAACCGCGGCCTGCCGCTGGGCATCGTCACGCAGATCGCCGGCAGCAGCCGGTTCCAGGTGCGGGTGGAGGGGCTGGCCAGCCATGCCGGCACCACGCCGATGGACATGCGCCGCGACGCCGCCACGGGCGCGGCCGAGATGATCCTGCTGGTGGAGCAGCGCTGCGCGCAGGTGCCTACGCTGGTGGGGACGGTCGGCCAGTTGCAGGTGCCCAATGGATCGAGCAACGTGATTCCGGCCGCCTGCGTGTTCTCGATGGATATTCGGGCCGGCGAAGACGGCATCCGCGAGGCCGCCATCGCCGATATCGTGGCCGGCATCGAGCGGATTGCCGCGCGGCGCGGGCTGACGGCCGCCGTGGAACGCGTGACACCGGTCAATAACGCGCCATGCGCGCGCTGGCTGATGGATCAGTTCGCGGCGGTGCTGAAGAAACGGGGGGCGCAGGCGTTCGAGCTGCCGTCGGGCGCCGGGCACGACGCCATGATGATGCAGCGGATCACCGACGTCGCCATGCTGTTCGTCCGGTGCGGCAACGGCGGCATCAGCCACAATCCGCTGGAGACGATCACGGTGGAAGACGCCCAGCAGGCGGCCGAGGTATTCGTGGATTTCCTGCGGCACTTCCGGGCGGCGGCCTGATCAGCTGCCCCGGTACATTTCCTTGCCGATGTCGTAGAGGTTCTTGCGCAGCGTCTTGCGCTCGTCGGGCGACAGGCGCTGGCTGCCGCCGCGCTGGCCCTGGCGCGACGCGCGCTCGGCCATGTCGCGCTCGGTCTCGGCGCGGTCGCCGCGCCGGGGCGGCTGGCGGTTGCGGTCCGGCGGGGGCGGGTTGCCGCCCTGCCCGCCGGGCGGCTGGCCCTTGGGGTGAAGCAGGTGCGCCATGCCCGCCGACTGGGCGTGCGCCGAGGCGGGCGCCACGGCCATCAGCAGGGTCATGCCGGCAAGCCAGGCCACGCGCGCGCAGAATGTGCGACGCAGGGTTTGCCCGTGCCGGTTTTGCTTCACTTTCATTGGATAATGGCGGTTTCGACTGTGGCCTCCGGACGGTCCTCATGACCGCGCCGGCAGCGCACCGGCATGTCCCCCAAGGGCGACCGCAAGGGCGGTGCCAGCGTCGCGGGAAGGCATGCGCGATGCCCGTGGCGACCGTCCGCAAGGCCCCGTGTCATCGGGCCCTGGCAAACGGTTTGCGGAGTGTAAATGCACAAAAGGTGCACGCCGCCATACCACGGGGTAAAGTATGTAACCTTTTGTTAAGCCATTTTGAGCGAAAGCGATAGTCGCTAAGATACCGCCATGGAAAATACCAGCCACAAGATTCTCGTCGTGGATGACGACCCGCGCCTGCGCGACCTGCTGCGCCGCTATCTCGGCGAGCAGGGCTTCACGGTACTCGTGGCGGAAAACGCCACGGCCATGAACAAGCTCTGGCTGCGCGAGCGTTTCGACCTGCTGGTGCTGGACCTGATGATGCCCGGCGAAGACGGGCTGTCCATCTGCCGCCGCCTGCGCGGGGCCAACGACCAGACCCCGATCATCATGCTCACCGCCAAGGGCGAGGACGTGGACCGCATCGTCGGCCTGGAAATGGGCGCC
This sequence is a window from Cupriavidus pauculus. Protein-coding genes within it:
- a CDS encoding efflux RND transporter periplasmic adaptor subunit codes for the protein MAGLVTLAGCGKQAEPVETVRPVRVMQLSPSAGKTAFEFSGEVRPRIESRLGFRVGGKIAARLVDVGATVRKGQPLARLDPTDLALAESGARAQFDAARTDRDLAAADLKRYKELAAKNFISAAELNRRQATYDSAASRLEQAQANLRNQSNQTGYAVLTADADGVVTAVDTEVGQVVTPGQPVIRVAQTAEKEVAIGLPEDQVDMLRGITDVTVHTWADPDRLLPGRVREISGAADPVTRTYPTRVSIPNPPADLRIGMTAAVQFTRAGDAGTIRIPLTALLQDKGTNQVWIYQPDKADKADKAGSGTVRPVPVTLGEAQGNLIEIRQGLAPGQTIVTAGVHLLKAGQKVKPMQSVAPAQPASSPGAPLSALDRRLG
- a CDS encoding efflux RND transporter permease subunit codes for the protein MEHSRFNLSRWALEHQPLTRYLLVVLLLGGLLAFFQLGQDEDPPFTFRVMVVQAFWPGATAEQIAVQVTDKIERQLQEVPYADKIRSFSKPGETTVIFQLADNSPAKDTAQIWYTVRKKIGDIQQTLPQGVRGPFFNDEFGDVYGSIYALSADGFNYKELREYADLVRQELLRIPAVAKVTLLGLQDEKIFIEFNQTRFAQLGLDINAIANQIAEQNNPTGSGVLVTPSDNLQVRVTGQLGDVEDLQNLVLRGPNGIANIRLGDIAHVYRAYVDPPVSKMRFNGKDVIGLGISMEKGGDIIALGKELRRVTDGLRGQLPVGIEMDQVQDQPQAVKRSVGEFVHVLIEAVVIVLGVSFVALGLHTRPLRLDVRPGLVVALTIPLVLAVTFLFMNIFGIGLHKISLGALIIALGLLVDDAIIAVEMMVRKLEEGFSKMEAATFAYTSTAMPMLTGTLITAAGFLPVGLARSTVGEYTFAIFAVTALALVLSWLAAVYFTPYLGYLILKTRASDGGHHEVFDTPFYARFRRLVNWCVTWRKTVIVITLAGFALGLLAFKYVEKQFFPDSSRPELMVELWMPEGTAFAETEAVTRRFEAAMRRDDAVQSVTSFVGNGAPRFYLPLDQIFPQPNVAQAIVMPVTVEARDALRKRIERVLADEFPQLRGRVKLLPNGPPVQYPVQFRVIGPDAAGVRKVADQVRAIMDDNPNTVGVNDNWNENVKMLRLELDQDKARALGVTTNAIARATQAVLTGVPVGQYRDADKLIDIIMRTPRNERDTMSDLNNVLVPTSTGRAVPLTQVARVTLQSEPGVIWRENRDFGITVQSDVVDGIQGPTVTAQINPKLDPIRAALPAGYRITIAGAEEESGKAGASIAAQLPLCIFLIFTLLMLQLHSFSRAVMVFLTGPLGLIGAAATLLLLHSPMGFVAQLGITALLGMIIRNSVILVDQIEQDIRAGLPPWQAIVESAVRRFRPIILTAAAAVLAMIPLSRSTFWGPMAVAIMGGLVVATVLTLLFLPALYATWFRVKPPEDERGVMAG
- the hpnD gene encoding presqualene diphosphate synthase HpnD, which produces MTPDQYCQDKAATSGSSFYYSSLLLPPERRRALTALQAWRLELDAIVHEDHDAGVALQRLDWWRAELRRLYDGTPNHPVSLALQPHLASLPQAEMTQVLDGTEMDLAQSRYFDDAALGRYARLVGGTVGRLTARLLGFTDALTLDAGEKLGLSQMRVRIIREVGRDARQGRIYIPVETLQRFEVPAADIMQSRHSAPFVTLMRDQAAQARALYQEALALLPRADRRAQRAALALAAIHHALLDEIEASDFQVLTQRISLTPMRKLWVAWKTWLRNR
- a CDS encoding Zn-dependent hydrolase is translated as MTTATPSLGQSILDHADALARHSDMEGGLTCAYLTPAHRQAQALLARWMEDAGMAVRVDAIGNVIGRYAADPAEANPKVLMTGSHFDTVRNGGRYDGRLGILLPIAVVGALRDAGIRLPYHLDVVAFAEEEGLRFKTSFLASSVLAGRFDPALLDRTDADGVTMREALAAAGLPGGGSLDALRAAAVDPATLAGFVEVHIEQGPVLLNRGLPLGIVTQIAGSSRFQVRVEGLASHAGTTPMDMRRDAATGAAEMILLVEQRCAQVPTLVGTVGQLQVPNGSSNVIPAACVFSMDIRAGEDGIREAAIADIVAGIERIAARRGLTAAVERVTPVNNAPCARWLMDQFAAVLKKRGAQAFELPSGAGHDAMMMQRITDVAMLFVRCGNGGISHNPLETITVEDAQQAAEVFVDFLRHFRAAA